A stretch of DNA from Methanolinea mesophila:
GCCGATACCTTCCTTCCGGGCCTGCTCGTGAGTGAGCACGCCCCTGGAGGTGGAAAGGATCAGCATGCCGAAGTTCTTCCCGGGGAGGTACTGGACTTCCCAGTATTCAAGCTCAGAATGCTGCACGGAGTAGCGGGGGGTGATCGCTCCGCATTTGTTGATCTTGCCGTTGAGGTGGACCAGGAGCTGTCCGCCCCGGCCGTCCTCAATAAACTCGAAGCCGTTGATGTATCCCCCGTCCTGCATGCAGCGGAACATCGAACCGAGGAGTTTGCTGGCGGGCTCGATGATGCAGCTCGACTTGCCGCCGTCTGCCGCATTCTTCAGGGTACACATCCCATCGGCGATTGTATTTTGTCTTGCCATGACCAGATTCACCTCAGTTCATCTTTTTAAAGCCCATTTTGGGGGCCCATTCACGGAAGCACTGGCGGCAGAACATGATATGGTATCTGCGTACCAGTCCCTGTTTCCGTCCGCACATCTTGCACTCCTGTGCCCCGCGGCCGAATTTCTTCGTTCTCTCTCCGCCCATCATCGCACCTCCACCTTGTACTTCTCGTTTAAGAAGGCGATCGCGTCCTCTGCACCCACCTGCTGTTTCTGGGGCAGTTTCTTCTGCTCGATATGGCGCCGTGTTATCCTGATGCCTCTCCGGGCGAGGACCACGTTGATGTCCATCCCGAAGATCCCAATCTGGGGATCGTACGACATTCCCGGGAAGTCGGTGTGCTCCTCGATCCCGAAGGAGAAATTGCCCATCCTGTCGAACTGGCCCGGGAAAATTCTCCGTTCAACGATGTTGAGCGCAGTTTCAAGGAATCCTGCGGCCTTCGCCCCTCTCAGGGTGACCTTGCACCCGATGGGGCCTCCTTTGCGGATCCCGAACGCGGGCTGGGTCTTCTTGGCAATGCTCTTTACCGGCGTGTTCCCGGTAATGGCCTTCATGATGTCGATGGCGTTGGTGAGCTTCTCTCCGCTTTCACCGACACCCATGTGGACCACTACCTTGTCGACATACACCTGCCGCATCGCGTTCATTCTTCAATCCCCCATTCGGTCAGCGCCGGGGTCTCGCGTCCCACCATGTAGATGTACTCGTCGATGGTGTCGAAGCGGTCCCCGGTGGACTCATCCACGAGGGTGACCCGGTTGGGTACGCTGCCGGCGATCTTATCGATCGTCACGATCCGGGCCACTTTCCCGGAATGCTTTCCACCGATGACCATGGCCATATTGCCCACTGCGAAGGGGAAATGGTCCATGATGGCGAACCGGTTGTTCTCTTCGAGGGAGATGACGACCGAGTCACCGGGTTTGTACTTGTTGTCCGCGAGGATGTTCGCACCCGACCGGAGGTTGAGCTGGACTTTGCCGCCGGGAACAATGGTCTTGTTCCGGATCTTGGCAAGCCTGCTCTTCGCCGACTCGGAATCGATCTCGATGGTCTTGTGCCGGCCCTTCTTGTCGCGAAGGATACGGTAATATTTACCGATTGCGGGAATTGCGATGATATCGAAGATCCCGATTCCCATCTTCGGGTCCCTGCAGGGCTTGCCGTTGATGATGACGTCCCGCTGCCCGAGGATCTGCTTGACCTCCTTCATGTTCCGGGCCAGACCCATCTGGTCGCGGAGCCAGACCGCAACGGGCAATGCATTCGCGTTGTGGGGCCCGGGTGCGGTCTTGGTGATGAACTTGGTGGCCTTCTTGGGCACGTGCCATGCATCGGGGGCGACGAGCCGCTTGAGATGTTCTGACATTATGCACGCTCCCCGAGGTTCTGTGCTCTCTTCGGGTCCTTGAGGTTCAGTTTGGTGATCTTGACGTTGGAGGGGTCTATCGGCCGGGGAACTTCCGTTCCGTCCGCCTTATTGACCGAGACTCCCTGTACGACGATGCGGGACTTCCCCACGTCGACCAGGTCTACCACACCCTCGGTTCCTTTCGACGAACCTCTGAGTACTTTCACCGTGTCTCCCTTCACTACCCTGGCGCTTCGCGTGCGGTACTGCTCGCGAAGCGTGGAGTCCAGGGGGGCGGAAAGGAATTTGCCTTTCATGTGCAGAGGGGCCTGGTAACGGGCCTTTCTCTGCTTCCTTGGCTGACTGCTCTCGATTCTTACCATACTTTCCGCCTCACACGATGATGGTCGCAAGGGTACCGAGCTTGGGAAACCGTTCGGCCACTTCCCTGGCGACCGGCCCCTTAATCTCGGTCCCTCGCGGCTCGTTCCGCTCATCTACCACGACGACCGCATTGTCCTCGAAGGAGACCCTCATACCGTTCGGCCGGCGGAATTCTTTCT
This window harbors:
- a CDS encoding 30S ribosomal protein S4e; protein product: MSEHLKRLVAPDAWHVPKKATKFITKTAPGPHNANALPVAVWLRDQMGLARNMKEVKQILGQRDVIINGKPCRDPKMGIGIFDIIAIPAIGKYYRILRDKKGRHKTIEIDSESAKSRLAKIRNKTIVPGGKVQLNLRSGANILADNKYKPGDSVVISLEENNRFAIMDHFPFAVGNMAMVIGGKHSGKVARIVTIDKIAGSVPNRVTLVDESTGDRFDTIDEYIYMVGRETPALTEWGIEE
- a CDS encoding 30S ribosomal protein S8 codes for the protein MARQNTIADGMCTLKNAADGGKSSCIIEPASKLLGSMFRCMQDGGYINGFEFIEDGRGGQLLVHLNGKINKCGAITPRYSVQHSELEYWEVQYLPGKNFGMLILSTSRGVLTHEQARKEGIGGELLGYVY
- a CDS encoding 50S ribosomal protein L5, yielding MNAMRQVYVDKVVVHMGVGESGEKLTNAIDIMKAITGNTPVKSIAKKTQPAFGIRKGGPIGCKVTLRGAKAAGFLETALNIVERRIFPGQFDRMGNFSFGIEEHTDFPGMSYDPQIGIFGMDINVVLARRGIRITRRHIEQKKLPQKQQVGAEDAIAFLNEKYKVEVR
- a CDS encoding 30S ribosomal protein S14: MGGERTKKFGRGAQECKMCGRKQGLVRRYHIMFCRQCFREWAPKMGFKKMN
- the rplX gene encoding 50S ribosomal protein L24, which gives rise to MVRIESSQPRKQRKARYQAPLHMKGKFLSAPLDSTLREQYRTRSARVVKGDTVKVLRGSSKGTEGVVDLVDVGKSRIVVQGVSVNKADGTEVPRPIDPSNVKITKLNLKDPKRAQNLGERA